From Solibacillus isronensis, the proteins below share one genomic window:
- a CDS encoding SE1832 family protein has protein sequence MQTKDQLQQEIAELKNDYINLQGDMEKLESLGHADSVKQALARLENMEARLAELNKQLAAL, from the coding sequence ATGCAAACAAAAGACCAGCTTCAGCAGGAAATCGCCGAATTAAAGAATGATTACATCAATCTTCAAGGCGATATGGAAAAGCTAGAATCACTTGGCCATGCAGACTCAGTAAAACAAGCGCTCGCACGCCTTGAAAATATGGAAGCACGGCTAGCAGAACTAAACAAACAGCTCGCAGCACTTTAA
- a CDS encoding PseG/SpsG family protein, with amino-acid sequence MQKRKIIWIIEHCEIKGTYPFERAVTLANLLQEEEVVLFVKTANEQLLDKLAQTGLNIVKFERFIELKKKIRELEPHLIIHEGKDTQVEQIEMIKPFCPTIVHFDDFGMGAQLSDCHIVSLFGESHEETHTHELAGSYAFAVTPNLEKVAHQILEKPDSSIKDSLPHIVVAFEDGDSNNLTYRTLRHLTQLQIPLKISVAIDDDYHHDIDSLKMMALSRKNTVIVQKPDALLELMPQADLIICNANYTPYKVAAAGIPCITTAQQDNELNYAFTREMNGFIHIGLGRKMKQSIIQNAVMELLLHEQRRERAVRKQRSLEILTNNDILKNLLLDLAYARHNMAHI; translated from the coding sequence GTGCAAAAAAGAAAAATTATATGGATTATCGAGCATTGTGAGATTAAAGGAACTTATCCTTTTGAGCGTGCAGTAACATTGGCAAATCTGTTGCAGGAAGAAGAGGTCGTTCTCTTTGTGAAAACTGCAAACGAACAGCTTCTTGATAAATTAGCCCAAACAGGCTTAAATATTGTAAAGTTTGAACGTTTTATCGAACTCAAAAAGAAAATTCGTGAATTGGAACCTCATTTAATCATCCATGAAGGCAAAGATACCCAAGTTGAACAAATTGAAATGATTAAACCGTTTTGCCCGACGATTGTTCATTTTGATGATTTTGGCATGGGTGCACAGCTTAGCGACTGTCATATCGTTTCGTTGTTTGGTGAGTCCCATGAAGAGACCCATACACATGAGCTTGCCGGCAGCTATGCGTTTGCCGTAACGCCAAATTTAGAAAAAGTCGCACATCAAATCCTTGAAAAACCCGATAGCTCAATTAAAGATTCACTTCCGCATATTGTTGTCGCATTTGAAGATGGGGATAGCAACAACCTGACTTACCGTACTTTACGCCACTTAACCCAACTTCAAATTCCCTTAAAGATTTCAGTTGCGATTGATGATGACTATCATCATGACATCGATAGTCTAAAAATGATGGCGTTAAGCCGGAAAAATACCGTCATCGTTCAAAAACCTGATGCCCTGCTCGAGTTGATGCCGCAAGCAGACTTGATTATTTGCAATGCCAACTATACGCCATATAAAGTGGCAGCAGCAGGAATTCCTTGTATTACAACGGCCCAACAGGATAATGAACTGAATTATGCATTTACACGCGAGATGAACGGCTTTATCCATATCGGGTTAGGTCGAAAAATGAAGCAGTCCATTATTCAAAATGCCGTAATGGAGCTCTTGCTTCATGAGCAGCGCCGTGAACGTGCTGTCCGAAAGCAGCGCAGTCTTGAAATTTTGACAAACAATGATATTCTGAAAAACCTGCTGCTCGATTTAGCTTATGCCCGTCATAATATGGCACATATTTAA